In Drosophila bipectinata strain 14024-0381.07 chromosome 2R, DbipHiC1v2, whole genome shotgun sequence, one genomic interval encodes:
- the otk2 gene encoding tyrosine-protein kinase-like otk, translated as MELNGRRLLNCGLGFFCLILCCYAAPLSFEDVSISYGPQPTTTIKEQSALQLPCSYQLPDEYLQDKSVILRWRKDNKTLRQTELGRMSGTTSEPQLESMLREDSRVVLNKNDGSLQFASVLASDAGQYQCQLVIEGQVAASSNNGVVSIIEQLKFMPQPTSKNLELGSLSKVHCKAQGTPLPQVQWMRENNLPLPVNVTDQNGTLIFAQVSNDQRGQYTCMASNSQGQISATVSINVVVAPKFSVPPEGPIEVAESGTAVIHCQAIGEPKPTIQWDRDLTYFNENNTDAERFLIMENGTLEIRDVRPEDEGRYGCTIGSSAGLKREDVLLVVKTSKSASNSIITRIIIVIICLAFLYFVLVLGLKVWYRYRRHLGKVQLEDGHAHAPTDGQEHAEHEPCLTEANSSKNLKSKLRESTILEQESQVADDIV; from the exons ATGGAGCTGAACGGAAGACGATTGTTGAACTGCGGCCTGGGATTCTTCTGCCTGATCTTGTGCTGTTACG CCGCTCCATTATCGTTCGAGGATGTGAGCATCTCTTACGGCCCCCAACCCACCACTACCATCAAGGAGCAGAGTGCTTTGCAATTGCCCTGCAGCTACCAACTGCCAGATGAGTATCTGCAGGACAAAAGCGTGATACTCCGCTGGCGGAAGGATAACAAAACCCTTCGCCAAACGGAGCTGGGCCGGATGAGTGGCACCACCAGTGAACCGCAACTGGAGAGCATGCTGCGCGAGGATTCCCGAGTGGTCCTGAACAAGAACGATGGCTCCCTGCAATTCGCCAGCGTATTGGCCAGTGATGCTGGTCAATATCAGTGCCAACTGGTAATCGAGGGCCAAGTGGCAGCTAGCTCCAATAATGGTGTGGTATCAATCATCGAGCAGCTTAAGTTTATGCCACAGCCAACGTCCAAGAACCTGGAACTGGGTAGCCTCAGTAAAGTGCATTGCAAGGCTCAGGGAACTCCCTTACCTCAAGTTCAATGGATGAGG GAAAACAATTTACCCCTTCCTGTTAATGTGACGGACCAGAATGGCACCCTAATCTTTGCCCAGGTGAGCAACGATCAGCGTGGTCAGTACACCTGCATGGCCTCCAATAGCCAGGGACAAATCAGCGCCACTGTCTCCATCAATGTGGTCGTCGCACCCAAGTTCAGTGTGCCACCCGAGGGACCCATCGAAGTGGCAGAGTCGGGAACTGCCGTCATCCACTGCCAGGCGATTGGAGAACCCAAACCCACCATCCAATGGGACAGAGACCTTACCTATTTCAATGAAAACAACACGGATGCGGAGCGTTTCTTGATAATGGAGAACGGCACCCTGGAGATCCGGGACGTGCGGCCAGAGGATGAAGGCAGGTACGGCTGCACCATTGGCAGCAGTGCGGGACTAAAGAGGGAAGATGTCCTGCTGGTGGTCAAGACCAGCAAATCAGCATCAAATTCCATCATTACCAGAATCATTATTGTGATCATCTGCTTGGCGTTCCTCTACTTCGTACTGGTGCTGGGGCTGAAGGTCTGGTACCGGTATCGCCGTCATCTGGGCAAGGTGCAGCTTGAGGATGGCCATGCCCATGCCCCCACTGATGGCCAAGAGCACGCCGAGCACGAGCCCTGCCTGACGGAGGCGAACTCCAGCAAGAATCTGAAGAGCAAGCTGCGCGAAAGCACAATCCTGGAGCAGGAGTCGCAGGTGGCCGATGACATTGTGTGA
- the Mppe gene encoding metallophosphoesterase 1 isoform X1, with the protein MASLRIVNRLVCRGFVVLTLLLVFFNECIVYYLAQSSWQPIDCKLDNCTRLLLIADPQILGNSYDRSSHSPLARYDSDRYLQKTFERAVSFTQPHIIVFLGDLLDEGNIATSQEYKQYVRRFKRIYQNKKLSNFRMISAYFQRVHVPGDNDIGGENGDYISNSNQRRFENEFMSEDLFDYDNRIRFFKINRMLLDFTNPDRDHNAERLRIGVSHAPLLIGGGPLLRAIISDLDPHIIFTGHWHESRIFIYPSTKVINFYENSVRHFDLKALKEQEHSYLEIMVPTCSYRMGKSKIGMGYAVLENYNLSYTVLWQPNRFILLFSYVFWGLFVVCGAVVYKMMTRCPFRVAKRQTLFNRVSTIPQF; encoded by the exons ATGGCTTCCTTGCGCATAGTTAATAG ATTAGTGTGTCGTGGCTTCGTAGTACTAACTCTGCTACTAGTATTCTTCAATGAATGTATAGTCTATTACTTGGCCCAGTCCAGTTGGCAGCCGATTGATTGTAAACTGG ACAATTGCACACGCCTTTTGCTCATTGCTGACCCACAAATACTGGGCAACTCCTACGATCGCTCATCGCATAGCCCTTTGGCCCGGTACGATTCGGATAGATATCTGCAAAAGACCTTTGAGAGGGCCGTGTCGTTTACGCAACCACACATTATTGTGTTTCTAGGCGATTTGTTGGACGAGGGAAATATCGCCACTAGCCAAGAGTACAAGCAGTATGTGCGACGTTTTAAACGCATCTATCAGAATAAAAAGCTAAGCAAT TTTCGTATGATTTCGGCATATTTTCAGCGTGTCCATGTGCCAGGTGACAACGATATCGGTGGCGAGAACGGTGACTACATATCCAACTCGAATCAAAGACGCTTCGAGAACGAATTTATGAGTGAGGACCTTTTCGACTATGACAATCGAATCCGCTTCTTTAAGATTAACCGTATGTTACTGGACTTTACCAATCCGGACCGAGATCATAACGCCGAACGCCTGCGGATTGGTGTCTCCCACGCTCCGTTGCTCATAGGAGGCGGTCCCTTGCTGCGGGCCATCATCAGTGATTTGGACCCTCATATCATTTTCACGGGACACTGGCACGAGTCCcgaatatttatttatccaTCCACCAAAGTTATCAACTTTTATGAGAACTCGGTGAGGCATTTTGATCTTAAGGCTTTGAAAGAACAGGAGCACAGCTATCTGGAGATAATGGTGCCCACCTGTTCATATCGCATGGGAAAGTCAAAGATTGGTATGGGCTATGCTGTGTTAG aAAACTACAATCTCAGCTACACTGTCTTGTGGCAGCCAAATCGATTCATCCTGCTTTTTTCCTATGTTTTCTGGGGACTGTTTGTCGTCTGCGGTGCCGTCGTCTACAAGATGATGACCCGTTGTCCCTTCCGCGTGGCCAAAAGGCAGACGCTCTTTAACCGCGTCTCGACCATACCTCAATTTTAG
- the Mppe gene encoding metallophosphoesterase 1 isoform X2: MASLRIVNRLVCRGFVVLTLLLVFFNECIVYYLAQSSWQPIDCKLDNCTRLLLIADPQILGNSYDRSSHSPLARYDSDRYLQKTFERAVSFTQPHIIVFLGDLLDEGNIATSQEYKQYVRRFKRIYQNKKLSNRVHVPGDNDIGGENGDYISNSNQRRFENEFMSEDLFDYDNRIRFFKINRMLLDFTNPDRDHNAERLRIGVSHAPLLIGGGPLLRAIISDLDPHIIFTGHWHESRIFIYPSTKVINFYENSVRHFDLKALKEQEHSYLEIMVPTCSYRMGKSKIGMGYAVLENYNLSYTVLWQPNRFILLFSYVFWGLFVVCGAVVYKMMTRCPFRVAKRQTLFNRVSTIPQF, translated from the exons ATGGCTTCCTTGCGCATAGTTAATAG ATTAGTGTGTCGTGGCTTCGTAGTACTAACTCTGCTACTAGTATTCTTCAATGAATGTATAGTCTATTACTTGGCCCAGTCCAGTTGGCAGCCGATTGATTGTAAACTGG ACAATTGCACACGCCTTTTGCTCATTGCTGACCCACAAATACTGGGCAACTCCTACGATCGCTCATCGCATAGCCCTTTGGCCCGGTACGATTCGGATAGATATCTGCAAAAGACCTTTGAGAGGGCCGTGTCGTTTACGCAACCACACATTATTGTGTTTCTAGGCGATTTGTTGGACGAGGGAAATATCGCCACTAGCCAAGAGTACAAGCAGTATGTGCGACGTTTTAAACGCATCTATCAGAATAAAAAGCTAAGCAAT CGTGTCCATGTGCCAGGTGACAACGATATCGGTGGCGAGAACGGTGACTACATATCCAACTCGAATCAAAGACGCTTCGAGAACGAATTTATGAGTGAGGACCTTTTCGACTATGACAATCGAATCCGCTTCTTTAAGATTAACCGTATGTTACTGGACTTTACCAATCCGGACCGAGATCATAACGCCGAACGCCTGCGGATTGGTGTCTCCCACGCTCCGTTGCTCATAGGAGGCGGTCCCTTGCTGCGGGCCATCATCAGTGATTTGGACCCTCATATCATTTTCACGGGACACTGGCACGAGTCCcgaatatttatttatccaTCCACCAAAGTTATCAACTTTTATGAGAACTCGGTGAGGCATTTTGATCTTAAGGCTTTGAAAGAACAGGAGCACAGCTATCTGGAGATAATGGTGCCCACCTGTTCATATCGCATGGGAAAGTCAAAGATTGGTATGGGCTATGCTGTGTTAG aAAACTACAATCTCAGCTACACTGTCTTGTGGCAGCCAAATCGATTCATCCTGCTTTTTTCCTATGTTTTCTGGGGACTGTTTGTCGTCTGCGGTGCCGTCGTCTACAAGATGATGACCCGTTGTCCCTTCCGCGTGGCCAAAAGGCAGACGCTCTTTAACCGCGTCTCGACCATACCTCAATTTTAG
- the LOC122321209 gene encoding uncharacterized protein, with amino-acid sequence MQIDVESFYKSINAKQKLSNRVHVPGDNDIGGENGDYISNSNQRRFENEFMSEDLFDYDNRIRFFKINRMLLDFTNPDRDHNAERLRIGVSHAPLLIGGGPLLRAIISDLDPHIIFTGHWHESRIFIYPSTKVINFYENSVRHFDLKALKEQEHSYLEIMVPTCSYRMGKSKIGMGYAVLENYNLSYTVLWQPNRFILLFSYVFWGLFVVCGAVVYKMMTRCPFRVAKRQTLFNRVSTIPQF; translated from the exons atgcagattgatgtaGAATCGttctacaaatcgatcaatGCTAAGCAAAAGCTAAGCAAT CGTGTCCATGTGCCAGGTGACAACGATATCGGTGGCGAGAACGGTGACTACATATCCAACTCGAATCAAAGACGCTTCGAGAACGAATTTATGAGTGAGGACCTTTTCGACTATGACAATCGAATCCGCTTCTTTAAGATTAACCGTATGTTACTGGACTTTACCAATCCGGACCGAGATCATAACGCCGAACGCCTGCGGATTGGTGTCTCCCACGCTCCGTTGCTCATAGGAGGCGGTCCCTTGCTGCGGGCCATCATCAGTGATTTGGACCCTCATATCATTTTCACGGGACACTGGCACGAGTCCcgaatatttatttatccaTCCACCAAAGTTATCAACTTTTATGAGAACTCGGTGAGGCATTTTGATCTTAAGGCTTTGAAAGAACAGGAGCACAGCTATCTGGAGATAATGGTGCCCACCTGTTCATATCGCATGGGAAAGTCAAAGATTGGTATGGGCTATGCTGTGTTAG aAAACTACAATCTCAGCTACACTGTCTTGTGGCAGCCAAATCGATTCATCCTGCTTTTTTCCTATGTTTTCTGGGGACTGTTTGTCGTCTGCGGTGCCGTCGTCTACAAGATGATGACCCGTTGTCCCTTCCGCGTGGCCAAAAGGCAGACGCTCTTTAACCGCGTCTCGACCATACCTCAATTTTAG